From Deltaproteobacteria bacterium:
CCCGAGGCCCTTTATCCCCTCTACAACTTCACTGGCTGTTTTGGGGTTGGAGACATAATTGACCACAATGTCGGCCCCTTCTCTGGCAAAGGCCAAAGAGATAGACCTTCCCACCCCCCTTCCACCTCCAGTAACCACCGCTGCCTTCCCTTCCAGTTTCATCTGCTTCTCACCTCCCTTCCCCAAGGGAGAGGCCTACTCTATGATCATGAGAACGGTATCTGAGGTTACCTCATCACCCGGTTTTATGTTGATCTCCTTGACGACACCCCCCTCGGGGGCCACCACCGGCATCTCCATCTTCATGGCTTCCAAGGTGGCCACCTGATCGTTCTCCTTGACCTGATCGCCCATCTGAACCAAGACTTTTACTATCTTTCCTACCATAGGTACAGTCAGTTCCATTTTTACTCCTTCTTCTCAATGAAGCTTCTGGCAATGATGACCTTTTGGATGTTTGAGGTGCCTTCAACACTCTGATAGGATTTGGCATCTCTGTAGTATCGCTCAATCGGATATTCTGTACCATAACCATAGGATGCATACAGTTTCGTCGCCTCATTGGCCGCCATAACTGCGGCTTCGGCACCGTAGTATTTTGCAGTAGAGATGTTAACTGTTGGTCTGCCTCCCACCTTCTCCAGGTTATCCACAGTCCAGGCAGCCTTCAAGACCAAGAGCTTTGCTGCCTCATGCTCACACCACATCCTCGCCAACTGATCTTGGATCATCTGAAAATTAATGATTGACTGGCCAAACTGAATCCTTTCATTGGCGTATTTCTTGGCGAGCTCAAAACACTTTTCGGCAACCCCTGCTGCCCTAGCAGCGCAGGAAAGCCTCGTTCTGTCGAGCATATACATAGCGATCTTAAAGCCGTCACCCGGTTTGCCGACTATGGCATCTTTAGGCACTTTGACATCTTCAAAGATGATCTCACCTGTGGGAGAACTGTGGAGCCCCAACTTTTCTGTTATTGCCCTCTGTTCAATTCCGGGCGTCTTCATGTCGACCATGAACGCTGACATCCCCCTGTGCTTTTTCTCACGATCGGTCATAGCAAAGATGATCCCAACAGTTGCCACGGGCACACCGGAAATCCACATCTTGCTTCCGTTCAGGACATAGCCGTCATCCACCTCTTGAGCCGTGGTCCTCATGGAGGCTACATCCGAACCAGTGTCCGCCTCAGTCAATGCGAAACAACCGTACTCCTCTGCTGTAATAAGGGGGGGGATATACTTTTCACGCTGTTCCTCGGTCCCAAACGCCAGCAGTACGCTCTGAATGGCATTCATCTGGAGGTTAAATGTGACTCCGTAAGAAGGGCTCTCTTTGGCAACCTCCATGGTTGCGATGACGGCGGCAAGATGGCCCATTTCATTACCACCATATTTTCCCGGGGCAATACAACCAAAAAAGCCGAGTTCTGCCATTTTTTTAACAATTTTCTCGTTGTATACATCGTTTTTCTCATCTTCCTCTACTGTGGGAGCAATCTCATTCTGAGCAAAGTCTCGTGCCATGTCCTGTAACATTGCTTGTTCTTCAGTAAGAGCAAAATCCATAAAAACCCCCTCCTTTCCTTATTTTATTTAAAAAGCATACCCTTTCTAAGTTTTTGTTTATTAGTTAATTGCCGATGACTTTGTGCAATTTATAACAAATACCCCTTTTTGTCAAGCCCCTAAATTTAACCCCTGGAAAAAGGGAGGAGAAGATGGTATTTTTAGAAAAAAGGTAGGTCTATGAAGATCTTAGGGCTGGACGTGGGAGAAAAGAGGATAGGTATTGCCATTAGCGACGAGCTGGGATGGACTGCTCAAGGGTTAAAGGTCTTGGACAGAAGGGGTATAGAGGACGACCTAAGGGAAATAAAGGAGCTTATAGCGACCGCAGAGGTCTCTGAGGTCGTAGTGGGGTTCCCCAAAAATATGGATGGTTCTGTGGGAGAAGTGGCTCAGAGGGTCTTGTCCTTTGTGAGAAAGATGGAAGAATCTTTATCCGTTCCCATAATCCTCTGGGATGAAAGATGGACCACAGCAGAGGTCACCCGTCTGCTTTTAAAGGCGGACCTAAGCAGAAAGAAGAGGCGAAAGGTGGTGGATAAGCTGGCTGCCGCCCTTATCCTGCAGGGTTATCTCGATAGCCTGACCCAATATGAAGGGGGAGGGAATCAAGAATGAAGGGCCGTCTTATGAAGGTATCTTCTCTGGGTGCACTTCTGCTCGCCTTCTACCTCCTCCTGGATACTTTTTTATTCCTCTCCCTTCCCCCGAATTTTGGGGCAGAGGAAAGGAATGTGTTGATCCCTAAGGGTTCCACCTTTAAAGAGATATTGCATATCCTAAAGGAGGAAGAACTGCTGCGCAGCCCGACCAGGTTTTATCTCATGGCGAGGATACTTGGGGCCACAGGGAGGGTGAAGGCAGGAGAATATGGTCTGAGCACTTCCATGCTCCCCCAAGACATCCTGCAGAAACTCGTCCAAGGGGAGGTGATAAAATATCGGATAACCATCCTTGAAGGTTATAATGTCCGACAGATCGCCGCCTATTTGAAAGAAAAGGGGATCATCAACAGACAAGAGGAGTTTCTCAAACTGGCCTTCTCCTGTGAATTTGCGGCCAGTTTGGGGATAGAGGGAGAAGGTGTAGAGGGTTATCTATTCCCTGATACCTATCTCTTCTCCAGAGGACTTGCCCCAGAGGAAGTGATAAAGACAATGGTCGGGAATTTTAAGGAGGTCTATAAACCGGAGTTTTCCCTGCGGGCCGCTGAGTTGGGTCTAACGGATAGGGAGGTCATCATCCTCGCCTCCATCATCGAGAAAGAGACAGGTCTTAACGAGGAACGCCCCTTGATCTCCGCTGTCTTCCATAATCGACTGAAGAGGGGGATTCCCCTCTGTAGTGACCCTACCGTTATCTATGGCCTTGAGGACTTCGATGGCAATCTCAGAAAAGAAGACCTCAAGAGGAGAACACCCTACAATACCTATTTGATTCGGGGCCTGCCCCCCGGCCCCATAGCCAATCCTGGGAGATCATCCATCTGGGCGGCCTTGTATCCTGCCCCGGTCAAATACCTCTATTTTGTCTCCCGCAATGATGGGTCCCATCATTTTTCTGTCAGCCTAAGAGAACATAATGAGGCTGTATGGCGGTATCAAAGGGGAGGAAAGGGGGGGCTTAAGTGGAAATGATACCTCTCAATGGTTAAATTCTAAAGGAAGGGTGTATTTTTTATGGAAAGTGAGAGGGATAAATTTGCTTTCGAGCAAGGACCGATAAGACCGCCCAGTGAGGCCTATAGCCTTTTGATAAGGGCCACCAGGAACTGTACGTGGAATAAGTGCGCCTTTTGTCATACCTACAAAGGGAAAAGATTTGAAAAGAGATCGGTCCAAGAGGTCAAGGCGGACATCCAGGCCGCCAAGGACATAGCTGACGAGATAAAGGCCTTGTCTTGGAGATCCGGCTATGGAGGAGAGATAACCAGGGAGGTGGTGGAGGCCACCTTCAGTCTTTATGATGAGCATTTCCGTAGCATCGCCCTTTGGCTATATTTCGGGGGGAAGCACGTCTTCTTACAAGATGCCAATTCCATTGTTTTAAAGACATCGGAACTGATCGAGATCCTCAAATTTTTAAAGGATAAATTTCCCCACGTGGAAAGGGTTACCAGTTATGGTAGGTCAAGTACCATAGCCAAGAGGAAGAGCGTCGAGGAGCTTAAGGAGCTTAAAGAGGCAGGCCTGACGAGGTTACATGTTGGCCTTGAATCCGGCTGGGACTTCTTGCTGGAGTATATGAACAAGGGGGTCACCGCAGCTGAACACATCAAGGCCGGCAAGAAGGTGATGGAATCCAGCATTGAGCTCTCAGAGTATGTGATCCTGGGCCTGGGAGGAAGGAGGTGGTGGAGGGAACATGCCCTGGAAACAGCCAAGGTATTAAACCAGGTCAGCCCCCATTTCATCCGCCTACGTACCTTAAAGGTCCTCCCCCAGATGCCTTTACAGAAGAAGATAGATGAGGGTGACTTCGTCCTTCAGACAGAAGAGGAGATGATCGTTGAGGAGAGGCTATTGATAGAAAGTCTCAATGGGATCAACAGTACCTTCTTGAGCGATCATATCCTCAACTTGTTGATGGAAGTAGAGGGCAAACTTCCCAAGGAAAAAGAGAAGATGTTGAAGATCATCGATGCCTTCCTGGCCCTTCCCCCTGAGGAAAAGCTCAATTTCAGGCTGGGGAAGAGGGCAGGGATCTATAATACCATGGAGGATATGTCTGATACCTTATTACATCGCAAGGTGGAAGAGCTGGTAGAGAGACTCAAAGTTGAGGCCCCAGGTGGGGTGGAGGAGGCCATTTCCAAGATCAAAGAGACCTTCCTCTAAGCCCTGTGTAAGCGTTCAGCACTCAGCGTTTAGTCAAAAACGCTGAGATCCGACTTTCGCCTGCCCCGTTAAGTAATTGACTTACTCACTTGAGTGATAATTAAATATGGCTGATGGCTAATAGCTGATTGACCCCTTGAATTCTCTCAATTCCAGGTACTAAATGGGACAAGATCCAAAGCAACTTATTGACTTATCAATATAATATGCTTTAATGTTAAAAAAACCGTGAGCAGGAATGTGTCAAAGGGTATTTGGCGGAAAAGGGGCGTTGAGAAAGGAAGGTTCTTCAGGACTAAGGTCTTGATGCCAACAAGGCTGAGGCTCTTTGACCTCGTAAAGGGGAAGAGACTTACTTCGTGGGTAGAAGGAAATACCAAGGAGTTGGCAGAGGACGGCTTTGTAATCGAGGTGGATAGGGTCATGGTAGATGGCTTTCACATCCTTACCGATGCCATGAAAGAGGGGAGGGGGCTTGATTTAGAATGGGAACTTCCGACAGAGGGGGATACATTAAGAGGAAAGGGGAAGGTCCTTTGGTTCAGGCAGGCATCGAACGGTCCTTCACATCCTTTTGAGGCTGGGGTGTTGTTGATGGAGATGGGCAAAGAGGAAAGGAAGCGTTGGTTGGAGTTTACAAAGGGCTTACCTGGTTAAGCAGGGGAGAAAATGGCGATTGGTAGACTGAGGTTGAAGGAGAGGGGGTATGATTTTCCCCCTTATAGGCCTCCCAGTGAGGCCTATAGCCTTTTGCTCCGGGTCACTAGGGGATGTCCTTGGAACAAGTGCCTTTTCTGCTCCATGTATAAAGAGATCCCTTTTGAGAGGAGATCCTTAGAGGAGATCAAGGGAGATATTGAGACGGCCGCCTATCTCTATGGGGGAGTGGCCCGCTGGGCCTTTATCGGGGATTCAAACAGCTTAGTGGTCAAGACCGACTCTCTCATTGAGATTATTCATTCCCTTTACGAATCCTTTCCACATCTGGAGCGCGTTACCAGCTATGCTCGCGCCAAGACCATCGCTAGAAAGGACCTGAATGAGCTGAAGGAATTACGTCAGGTGGGTTTAGTCCGTTTACACGTGGGGCTGGAGACAGGTGACGCGGAGACATTGAGGTTTATCAAAAAGGGGGCCACCCCAGAGGAGATGATCGAGGGCGGTCTTAAGGCCAAGGAGGCGGGTTTTGAGCTCTCCCTCTATATCCTGCTCGGGATCGGCGGTGCGCAGCGATGGAGGGAACATGCTGATGGTACTATAGAAGTCCTCAATAAAATAGACCCGCACTTTATCAGGGTCCGGACCCTGATCCCCCAACCAGGGTCCCCTCTCTTTGAAATGAGAAAGAGGGGGGAGTTTGTGTTGCCCCCTCCCGATCTAATCTTGAAGGAAGAGAGGAGGATTATCGCTGGCCTGAAGGTAACCTCTCAGTTTGTGAGCGATCACATCTCCAACTACCTTCCCTTAGATGGAAGGATGCCTGAGGATAAGTCCTCCCTTCTTCAATCCTTGGACCGAGAGCTCTTGACCATGCGAGAAGATCCGTCCCTTTTGGAGGATTACCGTCAAAAGGAGCTGCTTAGGCATCTCTAATACTGTTACAGGTAGAGCAACTAGTAGCTGGGCATCTGCTACAACTTCCAGTCGTACTGAAGGGGCAGAATCACCCCCCACGGGAATAAGAGGGGAATATCTCCCTTTCTTTGGAGGTTTGGATTGTTACAGACAGGACAGACTACCTTACATTTTTATGACATTTGGGACATAATTAGTCGTAAATAGGCAATCTTAGCCCTGCATTGACGATCTTCTCAGCTTCTCAGCAAGCTGCAAGGCGAGGTGGGCCATTTTCCTTTTTTTATCTTCTAGACATTCACGCCCAATTTTCCTGCATACCTCCTCCACCTTTTCAAGATATCCTTTGCCATTTTTCAACCTATTTGCCAGGGGGAAGAGTTTGTGAAAAGATTTCAAGCTTTCATGGTATCTATCTCTGTAATATCCATCCATACCTCGAGCATAAAGGTAAAGGCCCTTCAGACCTTCATCATGAGGTCTGTGTTTAAGGGCCTGATAAAAGAATTCGGCCGCCAGATCGTAATGCTCGCTTTCCAAGTAACCTTTCCCCTCTACCTCATAGGCCTCGCCCAAACCTCCAGGGAAGATTTCAGTGATTAGCTTCACTCCCTTCCTCTTGCCAAAGGCCTTTTGCAAAAGGTCCTTGTTTCGCAATAGGAACCTCATCAATACAGGATTATCTCTGTAACCGGTAAGAAGAACAGCAAGTTGTTTGAGTGTATCTTGAAAGAGCCTTTTGGCCTCCGTCATGCTCTCTGCCAACCTCTTCTCGGCCCTTAACCCAATCTTTTCAAACACCCGGAGCAAATTACTTTCATGTTCAGATGTCCCCAGCCTGTTTCTGATTTGCATATATCGGGGTTTATATATCTCAAGCTGGTAGAGACACTCCCGGATCTTCATGGCCTCGTGGAAGATAGAACCCACAGCTAGATCTAACAGTGTCTCCTCATCACGACAGTTTTTCTCCTCTTGGTCTCGGTAGAGTATGTGGCAGGACTCTTTTAGATTGAAGAGGGCTAGAGTGGGGTCTTTATCCGTAACAAATTCGTCTAAATCTTCGAATCTTAAGGTATTGCTTTTGTATTTTTCAAAAATTGACTTGAATTGAATGTAAGAGCGCAAGAAATCTCTCACTATTTCGAGAATAATCCAATCTTTCTTGTTGGGATTTTTTCTGGGCATAATTTTAGGTAAGGTGGAATACAGGGAATGAGGGAATCATCCACTCTGCAATTGTTCCTTCAGTTTCCTCACCTTCGATTGAAACTCAGGGGAAGGAATACTTCCCTTGAGTTCGTTCACCTTATTGAAGGCCTCGAGGGCATTCTCCGTCTGCCCACACTCCTCAAAAGTCAGTCCCAATTGATAGTAAATGTGTTCATACTGTTTATTGGTAAGGCCCTTTATCCTGAGCCCTTTTCTGAAATATTCTATTGCCTTATCATACCCCCCCATTTCACGATGGCACATCCCCATCATCAAATAGCCGTCAAACTCCAGATTTGGGTCTGTGAGGGCGCTTTTAAACTCCTCTATGGCCTTATCCAAGAGGCCCATTTCCTTAAAGGCAATTCCTAAATGGTAGTGAGCTTGGTAATCATCATCCCTTAGCTGGGCAGATAACTGTCGTTGAAGCTCCTGCAAGATAGTGTTCCAAACCGGATCGCTCTCCCTGGTTTTATCCTCAATAATCCTTTTGCCCAGGGCGCTGCCCTTGGCCATCTTTTTCTCTAACTGCTTTAAGCCCTCTCGCGCCTTTCTATCCTTGGGATTGATCTTCAAGACCTTTTGATATTGAACCTTGGCCTCTCCAGAGAGCCCCCTCTTATAATAGAGATCAGCAAGTTTATAATATGACTCAATCATTTTGGGATTCAATACGAGTATCTTTTTAAAGATGGCGATGGCCTTTAGGTCCAGCTCTTCTCTGATATAGTATTCCCCCACTAGAAAGTATTCTTCAATGGCCTTGGCCAACTCTCCTCGACGCAGGTAGACATCCCCGAGCTTTACTCTCGTCTTGAAATCAGTCGGGTCCTCTTCTATGATCCTTTGGTATTCTTTAATGGTCTTTTTAAGGCCTTTTTTCTGTGAGATTTTTTGGGCGAGCTCGAAGATCCTATCCTTCTCCCTGGCCATTATTCTCTCCCCTTTAATATAATATATTCTGAAAAAATTATCAGATTGTCAAGCAAAACCTATCTTTTGCTGTTTTAATTTAGTTTGAAGGATGGCCTATAATCGACCATTTTTGTTCAAATCTTGGACGAAAAAACGTCACTAGTTTCCTCATAAAGATTGAGCAGTTAATTTTATCCTTTTAAAATCAATATGTTATATTTAGTAAAAATTTGGTATATAAATTGCTTTAAATATACTCATGAAGGTCGACTTGGCGGAACTTAATGAAATTGAAGGAGTATTGGATTCTCTTATCTATAATAGGTTGGGAGAATTGGTGATCCCTCAGCTGCAATACAAAGATGAAAGGATTGCTAGACTAGGAAGGGAAGTAGCCTTTTGCTTCGCCTTCCTGGAAAAGATGCAAAAAGAAATTGATTTTATCGAACTAATATATGAAGGCAGGCGCATTATTGTTAGGATATCTTACAATTTCTTCATTCTGGTAATTTGTGAGGAAAAAGCCGACATCCCCTTGATTAAGCTTACGATAAATGTAATAAATGAGGAGATAAAGGGTGACAAAGCAATCCAGAGATTATTGCACAGGCCCCGGGAAAAGAGGGACTTACTGCTCGATGCCCAAAAGGAATCGGAGTGGAGGGAATTGCTGGAAAAAATGAATATCCTTAGTTAGAGAAAAGGAGTGGATAGATGGCAGAGGTATTCTCTGGAAATATATCCCTTTTTAAGCTTATCGATATCTTGAGGTTGCTGACAACTGAGGGTAAGACGGGGGTGTTGAGCCTGCAGAGGGGGGCAGAGAAGGGGGAGATCTACTTGGATAAAGGTATCCTTGTTCACGCCATTTGCAAGAACGGGGTAGGCGAGGAGGCAGT
This genomic window contains:
- a CDS encoding radical SAM protein, which produces MAIGRLRLKERGYDFPPYRPPSEAYSLLLRVTRGCPWNKCLFCSMYKEIPFERRSLEEIKGDIETAAYLYGGVARWAFIGDSNSLVVKTDSLIEIIHSLYESFPHLERVTSYARAKTIARKDLNELKELRQVGLVRLHVGLETGDAETLRFIKKGATPEEMIEGGLKAKEAGFELSLYILLGIGGAQRWREHADGTIEVLNKIDPHFIRVRTLIPQPGSPLFEMRKRGEFVLPPPDLILKEERRIIAGLKVTSQFVSDHISNYLPLDGRMPEDKSSLLQSLDRELLTMREDPSLLEDYRQKELLRHL
- the ruvX gene encoding Holliday junction resolvase RuvX — translated: MKILGLDVGEKRIGIAISDELGWTAQGLKVLDRRGIEDDLREIKELIATAEVSEVVVGFPKNMDGSVGEVAQRVLSFVRKMEESLSVPIILWDERWTTAEVTRLLLKADLSRKKRRKVVDKLAAALILQGYLDSLTQYEGGGNQE
- a CDS encoding tetratricopeptide repeat protein, whose protein sequence is MAREKDRIFELAQKISQKKGLKKTIKEYQRIIEEDPTDFKTRVKLGDVYLRRGELAKAIEEYFLVGEYYIREELDLKAIAIFKKILVLNPKMIESYYKLADLYYKRGLSGEAKVQYQKVLKINPKDRKAREGLKQLEKKMAKGSALGKRIIEDKTRESDPVWNTILQELQRQLSAQLRDDDYQAHYHLGIAFKEMGLLDKAIEEFKSALTDPNLEFDGYLMMGMCHREMGGYDKAIEYFRKGLRIKGLTNKQYEHIYYQLGLTFEECGQTENALEAFNKVNELKGSIPSPEFQSKVRKLKEQLQSG
- a CDS encoding acetyl-CoA carboxylase biotin carboxyl carrier protein subunit — encoded protein: MELTVPMVGKIVKVLVQMGDQVKENDQVATLEAMKMEMPVVAPEGGVVKEINIKPGDEVTSDTVLMIIE
- a CDS encoding acyl-CoA dehydrogenase family protein gives rise to the protein MDFALTEEQAMLQDMARDFAQNEIAPTVEEDEKNDVYNEKIVKKMAELGFFGCIAPGKYGGNEMGHLAAVIATMEVAKESPSYGVTFNLQMNAIQSVLLAFGTEEQREKYIPPLITAEEYGCFALTEADTGSDVASMRTTAQEVDDGYVLNGSKMWISGVPVATVGIIFAMTDREKKHRGMSAFMVDMKTPGIEQRAITEKLGLHSSPTGEIIFEDVKVPKDAIVGKPGDGFKIAMYMLDRTRLSCAARAAGVAEKCFELAKKYANERIQFGQSIINFQMIQDQLARMWCEHEAAKLLVLKAAWTVDNLEKVGGRPTVNISTAKYYGAEAAVMAANEATKLYASYGYGTEYPIERYYRDAKSYQSVEGTSNIQKVIIARSFIEKKE
- the mltG gene encoding endolytic transglycosylase MltG; translated protein: MKGRLMKVSSLGALLLAFYLLLDTFLFLSLPPNFGAEERNVLIPKGSTFKEILHILKEEELLRSPTRFYLMARILGATGRVKAGEYGLSTSMLPQDILQKLVQGEVIKYRITILEGYNVRQIAAYLKEKGIINRQEEFLKLAFSCEFAASLGIEGEGVEGYLFPDTYLFSRGLAPEEVIKTMVGNFKEVYKPEFSLRAAELGLTDREVIILASIIEKETGLNEERPLISAVFHNRLKRGIPLCSDPTVIYGLEDFDGNLRKEDLKRRTPYNTYLIRGLPPGPIANPGRSSIWAALYPAPVKYLYFVSRNDGSHHFSVSLREHNEAVWRYQRGGKGGLKWK
- a CDS encoding radical SAM protein, with the protein product MESERDKFAFEQGPIRPPSEAYSLLIRATRNCTWNKCAFCHTYKGKRFEKRSVQEVKADIQAAKDIADEIKALSWRSGYGGEITREVVEATFSLYDEHFRSIALWLYFGGKHVFLQDANSIVLKTSELIEILKFLKDKFPHVERVTSYGRSSTIAKRKSVEELKELKEAGLTRLHVGLESGWDFLLEYMNKGVTAAEHIKAGKKVMESSIELSEYVILGLGGRRWWREHALETAKVLNQVSPHFIRLRTLKVLPQMPLQKKIDEGDFVLQTEEEMIVEERLLIESLNGINSTFLSDHILNLLMEVEGKLPKEKEKMLKIIDAFLALPPEEKLNFRLGKRAGIYNTMEDMSDTLLHRKVEELVERLKVEAPGGVEEAISKIKETFL